A stretch of the Nicotiana tabacum cultivar K326 chromosome 6, ASM71507v2, whole genome shotgun sequence genome encodes the following:
- the LOC142182249 gene encoding uncharacterized protein LOC142182249 encodes MRLSAKEMDDKRANSLSYWCYKKYTPEHKYSRRKQLFILGLDEEIEESIWEDELEENKNSEESTLNPQVFVHALDRTSDYRTMRVKGVVKGKMVHVLIDSRSTHNFMDLAMAKKLGCRLDTILSFSISIADGSKVHISVMVAWVTWKICSIRHSIAHHFRRYKVKLQEVEDGVPVWWKESVIERYPTSQKDEIEKMIAEMLESSVIRPSVSPLYSPIIMLKKKDSTWRLWIDYRKLNDCSVKDKFPIPVIEELLDELGGSKYFSKLDLRSGYHHIRMDERDIEKITFRSYNGHYGKGRIVIGHNPVLKEDVLHYLHNSAVGGHLEVEGENVKYRGLLQTFPIAEKIWQDISLDFIEALQKAHNKSVILVVMDKLSKYAHFIALVHPYTASIVAQAYLDNVYKLHGLPQTIVSDRDVIFLSKFWEALFEEQRIQLHHSTTYHSQSDGKTEAINKCLEGYPRCMCNLAVSLSTHGHIVLDLEAILDRRSVQSRGKQVDQVLIKWFNSSKEDNTWMDTHSLSQQFPHFSP; translated from the exons atGAGGTTATCAGCTAAGGAGATGGATGATAAAAGAGCAAATAGCCTTTCTTATTGGTGCTATAAAAAGTACACACCAGAGCACAAGTATAGTCGAAGGAAGCAATTATTTATCCTAGGATTGGATGAGGAAATAGAGGAGTCTATTTGGGAAGATGAGCTAGAGGAGAATAAAAACTCTGAGGAATCAACCTTGAATCCTCAAGTTTTTGTTCATGCCCTTGATAGAACTAGTGATTATAGAACAATGAGAGTAAAAGGAGTTGTTAAAGGAAAAATGGTTCATGTTCTAATCGACTCAAGGTCCACACATAATTTCATGGACCTCGCAATGGCAAAGAAGTTGGGTTGTAGACTGGACACCATTTTGTCCTTTTCTATATCTATAGCAGATGGCAGCAAAGTTCACATTTCTGTAATGGTTGCATGGGTCACTTGGAAGAT ATGTAGTATTAGGCATTCAATAGCTCATCACTTTAGGAGATATAAGGTGAAACTTCAAGAAGTTGAAGATGGAGTTCCAGTTTGGTGGAAGGAAAGTGTCATTGAGAG ATACCCTACAAGCCAAAAGGATGAAATTGAGAAGATGATTGCTGAGATGCTGGAATCTAGtgtcattagacctagtgtaagCCCATTATATTCTCCTATTATTATGCTTAAAAAGAAAGATAGTACGTGGAGACTTTGGATTGATTATAGAAAGTTAAATGACTGCTCAGTAAAAGATAAGTTCCCTATTCCAGTGATAGAAGAACTGTTAGATGAGTTAGGgggatcaaaatatttttcaaaattggatCTTAGATCAGGTTATCATCATATTAGAATGGATGAGAGGGATATTGAGAAAATAACTTTTAGATCCTATAATGGCCATTATGG GAAGGGAAGGATTGTCATTGGTCATAACCCTGTTCTTAAGGAGGATGTTCTGCATTATTTGCATAATTCAGCAGTTGGGGGTCATTTAG AAGTGGAAGGGGAGAATGTCAAATACCGAGGCCTACTACAAACTTTCCCTATTGCTGAGAAAATTTGGCAAGACATTAGTCTGGATTTCATAGAAGCACTTCAAAAGGCACACAACAAATCTGTGATCTTGGTAGTAATGGACAAGTTGAGCAAATATGCTCATTTCATTGCATTGGTACACCCTTATACAGCTTCTATAGTGGCTCAAGCTTACTTAGACAATGTCTATAAACTTCATGGGTTACCTCAAACAATAGTCAGTGATCGAGATGTTATATTCTTAAGCAAGTTTTGGGAAGCCTTATTTGAAGAGCAAAGAATTCAACTACATCACTCCACTACCTATCACTCTCAATCAGATGGGAAAACAGAAGCTATAAACAAATGCCTAGAAGGGTATCCCAGGTGCATGTGCA ACTTGGCAGTCTCATTATCGACTCATGGCCACATTGTCTTAGATCTTGAAGCTATTCTAGATAGGAGATCAGTCCAATCTAGAGGGAAGCAGGTTGACCAAGTATTGATCAAATGGTTCAACTCCTCAAAGGAAGACAACACTTGGATGGATACTCATTCACTCTCTCAGCAGTTCCCTCATTTCAGTCCTTGA